One Candidatus Ornithobacterium hominis genomic region harbors:
- a CDS encoding TPM domain-containing protein encodes MEFWMWVKDLKNISHINLMIEMSYPMKSAMANKILSLFVFIFSSISLWGQYDIPEKPTSDQSLIFDYSESILLNSEEKQRLNQKLIDYERETSTQIIIVFIKSLQGEDENQLAANWAHKWGIGQKGKDNGLIILVSQQERRISIQNGYGLEEFMTDAMSRRIIYNYIIPKFKQGNYYAGLDKGTDAIINILEGKFVEEGNGSPQNEDGFNSIIIILFIILFLYFIFRNHRGGGGNGKKRSSRDVIFTDFGRSVWIPRAGGFGSSRGGSFGGGGFGGFGGGGFGGGGASGGW; translated from the coding sequence ATGGAATTTTGGATGTGGGTGAAAGACTTAAAAAACATTTCCCATATCAATCTGATGATAGAAATGAGCTACCCGATGAAATCAGCTATGGCGAATAAAATTTTATCACTTTTTGTCTTTATTTTTTCAAGCATCAGCCTTTGGGGGCAATACGATATTCCAGAAAAACCGACCAGCGACCAAAGTTTGATTTTTGATTACTCGGAGAGCATTCTACTCAATTCAGAAGAAAAACAACGCCTTAATCAGAAACTAATTGATTATGAAAGAGAAACCTCTACTCAAATTATCATTGTCTTTATCAAAAGTCTCCAAGGCGAAGACGAAAATCAATTAGCCGCAAATTGGGCACATAAATGGGGCATAGGGCAAAAGGGAAAAGACAATGGGCTCATTATTTTAGTCAGTCAACAAGAGCGTAGAATCTCCATTCAAAACGGCTACGGGCTAGAAGAATTCATGACCGATGCCATGAGCCGTCGAATTATTTATAACTACATCATCCCTAAATTTAAGCAAGGAAATTATTACGCAGGACTTGATAAAGGAACGGATGCAATTATCAATATCCTAGAAGGAAAATTTGTAGAAGAAGGAAATGGAAGCCCCCAAAATGAAGACGGTTTCAACTCCATTATAATTATTTTATTTATAATTCTTTTTCTCTATTTCATATTTAGAAATCACCGCGGAGGAGGCGGAAATGGAAAGAAGAGAAGTAGTAGAGATGTCATTTTCACCGACTTTGGACGTTCTGTTTGGATCCCAAGAGCAGGTGGCTTCGGGAGCAGCAGGGGTGGAAGCTTCGGCGGAGGCGGATTTGGTGGATTCGGAGGCGGTGGCTTCGGCGGTGGAGGCGCCAGCGGAGGGTGGTAA
- a CDS encoding TPM domain-containing protein, whose product MNSIKAKLKLMPDKNAEKSPELLFSTAEEKEIILAIGEAENLTSGEIRLHISREADKDALEKAKAVFNELRMHQTKERNAVLIHLSLGSRSFAIYGDEGINQKVEENFWEKTKDKMQEFFIKGQMKEGLINGILDVGERLKKHFPYQSDDRNELPDEISYGE is encoded by the coding sequence ATGAATTCAATAAAGGCTAAGTTAAAGCTAATGCCTGATAAAAACGCAGAAAAATCTCCAGAGCTTTTGTTCTCGACCGCAGAAGAAAAAGAAATTATTTTAGCCATTGGTGAGGCAGAAAACCTCACTAGTGGTGAAATACGCTTACACATTAGCAGAGAAGCGGATAAAGATGCTTTAGAAAAAGCTAAAGCTGTTTTTAACGAGCTCCGAATGCATCAAACAAAAGAACGAAATGCCGTGTTGATTCACTTGTCGCTAGGGTCAAGAAGCTTTGCCATCTATGGAGATGAAGGCATCAACCAAAAAGTAGAAGAAAACTTTTGGGAAAAGACCAAAGATAAAATGCAAGAATTCTTTATAAAAGGGCAGATGAAAGAAGGTTTAATTAATGGAATTTTGGATGTGGGTGAAAGACTTAAAAAACATTTCCCATATCAATCTGATGATAGAAATGAGCTACCCGATGAAATCAGCTATGGCGAATAA
- a CDS encoding S9 family peptidase translates to MKKIFPLLILNVMSFFYAQEFTLNELFQYQYYPQGIQGGISMNDGEHYTVMSDIGIDKYSYKTFQKVETIKSGNYANYFFNNDESFLILETEPEAIFRHSKKAIYTLYNMKNQTETLVFEGKKIQEPTLSPDGEKVAFVFENNLYLQNLADGEITQITSDGEKNKIINGVTDWVYEEEFGFVRAFDWNATSNQIAFIRLDESEVPEMNVDIYGKNLYPSELKFKYPKAGEKNAVASVHIFDLNSKALKNIDLSDYQDFYVPKIQFSKKTNDLAVLVSNRHQNHVDFWMVNTQNLNKEKLFTETDKAWIETDHLTLEFLADNSFIWSSERDGFRHLYHYADNGKLLNQITKGNWEVTEFYGYSPENKRVYFQSTEPGSIYRGVYSVGLNGKKKITLANQKGVNNATFSKSFAYFILSNDAANRVPVYTLNSGKNGARLSILEDNQTAQNYWDLKQPQPKIYEEIEVNGTKLNTYMIKPKDFDPNKKYPLFMYLYGGPGSQQVLYNHGGFNFWWFQVLANHGYIVVCVDNRGTGGKGSDFKKITYKNLGHYEIEDQMAAAKYFGNLDYIDENRIGMFGWSFGGYMTSLAMTKGADIFKTGIAVAPVTNWRFYDTIYTERFLQTPQENPDGYDKNSPIHYADLMKGNFMLIHGTADDNVHVQNAMQFAEALIQANKDFEYMLYPDKNHGIYGGNTRRHLYEKITNFILKKL, encoded by the coding sequence ATGAAAAAAATATTTCCCCTTCTGATTTTGAATGTAATGAGTTTTTTTTACGCTCAAGAGTTCACTCTGAATGAATTGTTTCAATATCAGTATTATCCACAAGGGATTCAGGGTGGAATTTCTATGAATGATGGCGAACATTACACCGTAATGTCTGATATAGGAATTGATAAATATTCGTACAAAACCTTCCAAAAGGTGGAAACCATTAAATCTGGGAATTATGCCAATTACTTCTTCAATAATGATGAGTCTTTTTTGATTTTAGAAACAGAACCTGAAGCTATTTTTCGACATTCCAAAAAAGCGATTTACACGCTTTATAACATGAAAAATCAAACGGAAACTTTGGTTTTTGAGGGTAAAAAAATCCAAGAGCCCACGCTTTCACCCGATGGAGAAAAAGTGGCTTTTGTGTTTGAAAACAATCTATATCTTCAGAATTTAGCCGATGGGGAAATAACGCAAATTACGAGCGATGGCGAGAAAAATAAAATCATCAATGGAGTTACCGATTGGGTGTATGAGGAAGAGTTTGGTTTCGTTCGAGCCTTTGATTGGAACGCCACCAGCAATCAAATTGCATTCATTCGTTTAGATGAAAGTGAAGTGCCAGAAATGAATGTAGATATTTATGGTAAAAACCTGTACCCCAGCGAATTAAAGTTTAAATACCCAAAAGCTGGTGAGAAGAATGCCGTGGCGTCTGTTCATATTTTTGATTTAAATTCTAAAGCCTTAAAAAATATTGATTTATCTGACTATCAAGATTTTTATGTGCCAAAAATCCAGTTTAGTAAAAAAACAAATGATTTAGCTGTTTTGGTTTCTAATCGTCATCAGAATCATGTGGATTTCTGGATGGTAAACACGCAAAATTTAAACAAGGAAAAATTATTTACCGAAACGGATAAAGCTTGGATTGAAACCGATCATTTAACGCTGGAATTTTTAGCTGATAATAGTTTCATTTGGAGTTCTGAAAGAGATGGATTTCGCCATTTGTATCACTATGCAGATAATGGGAAATTGCTAAATCAAATCACTAAAGGGAATTGGGAAGTTACAGAGTTTTATGGCTATAGCCCTGAAAATAAACGAGTTTACTTCCAGTCCACCGAACCAGGAAGCATTTACCGCGGAGTCTATTCGGTGGGATTAAACGGCAAAAAGAAAATTACTTTGGCTAACCAAAAAGGGGTAAACAATGCAACGTTCAGCAAATCATTTGCGTATTTTATTTTATCGAATGACGCAGCAAATCGAGTGCCTGTTTATACTTTAAATAGTGGAAAAAATGGAGCAAGATTATCAATTTTGGAGGATAACCAAACGGCTCAAAATTATTGGGATTTGAAGCAACCTCAGCCGAAAATTTACGAAGAAATTGAAGTGAACGGAACAAAGTTGAATACCTATATGATTAAACCAAAAGATTTTGACCCGAACAAAAAATACCCACTTTTCATGTATTTATACGGTGGCCCAGGTTCGCAGCAGGTGCTGTACAATCATGGTGGGTTTAATTTCTGGTGGTTTCAAGTTTTGGCAAATCATGGCTACATTGTAGTTTGTGTAGACAATCGTGGAACTGGCGGTAAAGGTTCTGATTTTAAGAAAATTACGTACAAAAATTTAGGTCATTATGAAATTGAAGACCAAATGGCTGCAGCAAAATATTTTGGAAATTTGGATTATATAGACGAAAACCGAATCGGGATGTTTGGCTGGAGTTTTGGAGGTTATATGACGTCGCTGGCGATGACCAAAGGTGCCGATATTTTCAAAACAGGCATCGCAGTGGCTCCTGTTACCAATTGGCGTTTTTATGATACGATTTATACCGAAAGATTTTTGCAAACGCCACAAGAAAATCCTGATGGATATGACAAAAATTCGCCAATTCATTATGCAGATTTAATGAAAGGAAATTTCATGCTGATTCACGGAACGGCAGATGATAACGTGCATGTGCAGAATGCAATGCAGTTTGCAGAAGCGCTGATTCAAGCCAATAAAGATTTTGAGTATATGCTATATCCTGACAAAAATCATGGTATCTATGGCGGAAACACCCGAAGGCATTTATACGAAAAAATAACAAATTTTATTTTGAAAAAACTTTAA
- a CDS encoding superoxide dismutase: MAFDLPKLNYAFDALEPYIDAKTMEIHHDKHHGGYTDKLNAAIEGTELEGKSIEEILVQGFEKDAVRNNGGGFYNHSLFWEILSPNGGGKPEGELLKAIEDAFGSFEKFIEAFEEKAKGQFGSGWAWLCVMDGKELMVCNTANQDNPLMPNGCGGTPILGIDVWEHAYYLNYQNKRPDYVSAFWNVVNWDQVAKNFEDAKK, translated from the coding sequence ATGGCTTTTGACTTACCAAAATTAAACTATGCTTTTGACGCTTTAGAACCGTACATTGATGCGAAAACGATGGAAATCCACCACGATAAACATCATGGAGGTTACACCGATAAATTAAATGCAGCCATAGAGGGCACCGAACTGGAAGGGAAATCGATAGAAGAAATCTTGGTGCAAGGTTTTGAAAAAGATGCGGTGAGAAATAATGGTGGGGGATTCTATAATCATTCACTTTTTTGGGAAATTTTATCTCCCAATGGTGGCGGAAAGCCAGAAGGCGAGTTGCTGAAAGCGATAGAGGATGCTTTTGGTTCGTTTGAGAAATTTATAGAAGCTTTTGAAGAGAAGGCAAAAGGACAATTCGGCTCAGGTTGGGCTTGGCTTTGCGTGATGGACGGAAAGGAATTGATGGTTTGCAATACGGCAAATCAGGATAATCCGTTGATGCCCAATGGCTGTGGTGGAACTCCGATTTTAGGCATCGATGTTTGGGAGCATGCATATTATTTAAATTACCAAAACAAGAGACCAGACTACGTTTCAGCATTTTGGAATGTTGTAAACTGGGATCAAGTGGCAAAAAACTTTGAGGATGCAAAAAAATAA
- a CDS encoding class II glutamine amidotransferase, producing MSDFLKHECGIALLRLLKPLSYYKEKYGNAFYGIDKMYLMLEKQHNRGQDGAGVASIKLGMQPGERYISRARSNAESPIKDLFSSVNQSIKRRVDLNPDLLKNLDELKKEAPFIAEVFLGHVRYGTYGENSLESVHPFLRQNNWKARNLLVAGNFNLTNVDEQFQNLIDLGQHPKAKADTVTVMEKIGHFLDEQVTELYYDLKKDGFTKKEASAEIANRISVSKILEKSAKNWDGGYAMAGMFGHGDSFVLRDPAGIRPAYYYVDDEIAIVASERPVIQTVFNVPLNSVKELNPGEAIVIKHYGEVKFHQILEPLEKKACSFERIYFSRGSDAEIYEERKELGRLLIDQVMEAIDNDIHNTVFSYIPNTAEASYFGMLEAANDELNKEKSKMIMQEKEDMTDLRIKEILSTKLRSEKIAIKDAKLRTFITQDNSRDDMVAHVYDVTYGVILPTDNLVIIDDSIVRGTTLRNSIIRILDRLNPKKIIVISSAPQIRYIDCYGIDMARLDQLIAFKAAEQLHRERGTEYIIEEVYEKCKKDVASNEINIKNHVQEFYATFTDEEISAKISEMLTGPSINAEIQIIYQRVENLHKACPKNLGDWYFTGNYPTRGGNRISNKAFINYYEGKEDRAY from the coding sequence ATGAGTGATTTTTTAAAACATGAATGCGGGATAGCACTTCTCCGCTTATTAAAGCCTCTTTCTTATTACAAAGAAAAATATGGGAATGCCTTTTATGGTATTGACAAAATGTATTTAATGCTTGAGAAGCAACACAATAGGGGGCAAGACGGTGCGGGCGTGGCAAGTATAAAACTGGGGATGCAACCAGGCGAAAGATACATCAGCCGTGCTCGGTCAAATGCAGAAAGTCCTATCAAAGATTTATTCTCAAGTGTTAACCAAAGTATAAAAAGAAGAGTTGACCTAAATCCTGATCTTCTAAAGAATTTGGATGAGTTGAAAAAAGAAGCTCCCTTTATCGCAGAAGTATTCTTGGGGCATGTCCGCTACGGGACTTATGGCGAAAATTCACTGGAAAGCGTTCATCCTTTTCTGAGGCAAAATAACTGGAAAGCTCGGAATTTACTAGTCGCAGGGAACTTTAACCTGACGAATGTAGATGAGCAGTTTCAGAATTTGATTGATCTAGGTCAGCACCCAAAAGCTAAAGCAGATACCGTGACGGTGATGGAGAAGATTGGACATTTCTTAGATGAGCAAGTCACAGAACTTTATTATGATTTAAAAAAAGATGGCTTCACTAAAAAAGAAGCTTCTGCCGAGATTGCTAATCGCATTAGCGTTTCTAAAATTCTGGAGAAATCGGCTAAGAACTGGGATGGAGGCTATGCCATGGCGGGGATGTTTGGGCATGGCGATAGTTTCGTTTTACGTGACCCAGCGGGAATACGCCCAGCTTATTATTACGTAGATGATGAGATTGCCATAGTAGCAAGCGAAAGACCTGTGATTCAGACGGTTTTCAATGTTCCGCTCAATAGCGTGAAGGAATTAAACCCTGGCGAAGCGATTGTGATAAAACATTATGGTGAAGTTAAATTTCATCAAATTTTGGAACCTCTGGAGAAAAAAGCTTGTTCTTTTGAGCGTATTTATTTCTCTCGTGGCAGTGATGCTGAGATTTATGAAGAACGAAAAGAACTTGGTCGTTTGCTCATCGACCAAGTGATGGAAGCCATAGATAATGATATTCACAACACAGTTTTTTCTTACATTCCAAACACGGCAGAAGCAAGTTATTTTGGGATGCTAGAAGCTGCCAACGACGAGCTGAACAAAGAGAAATCTAAAATGATAATGCAGGAAAAAGAGGATATGACAGACCTGCGAATCAAAGAAATTTTATCGACTAAGTTGCGTTCAGAAAAAATAGCCATAAAAGATGCAAAATTGCGTACATTTATAACGCAAGACAATTCTCGCGATGATATGGTAGCACACGTGTATGATGTGACTTATGGTGTGATTCTCCCGACGGATAATTTAGTCATTATCGATGACAGTATTGTGAGAGGAACAACTTTACGAAACAGCATTATTCGAATTTTAGATCGCCTCAATCCAAAGAAAATCATTGTGATTTCTTCGGCACCGCAAATCAGATATATTGACTGCTATGGGATAGATATGGCAAGACTCGACCAGCTTATTGCATTCAAAGCGGCAGAACAATTGCACCGTGAACGAGGCACAGAATACATCATAGAAGAAGTATATGAAAAATGCAAAAAAGATGTTGCTTCAAATGAAATAAATATAAAGAATCATGTGCAGGAATTTTATGCAACATTTACTGATGAAGAAATTTCTGCCAAAATATCAGAAATGTTAACCGGGCCAAGCATCAATGCAGAAATTCAAATCATTTACCAAAGGGTAGAAAATCTGCACAAGGCTTGCCCCAAAAACTTGGGAGACTGGTATTTCACAGGTAACTACCCAACCAGAGGAGGAAATAGAATATCAAACAAAGCGTTTATTAATTACTACGAAGGAAAAGAAGATCGCGCATATTAA
- a CDS encoding ATP-binding protein, which produces MENLHSDLKKQLTNAIGNHKLSHAIILNGKSGYGTLALAHWVAKGLLCSPEDKKCTHKVDTLQHADYHFSYPFPKMKKNSISDDFGKEWKTFFTSQPFGTLIDWMDFLEAEKKQLFISVDESINIISKLNLRSYEGGKKIMLIWLAEHMNVSTANKLLKLIEEPPAQTHFILVTENADKMLPTILSRCQLIQVPRLSDEAVADILIKTYEVDEKKAHFIAHKSHGDVRLALQNLNHDTQDFEILLIDWVRNAFKAKKDASVLLQISDWSLELANYSREKQKQFIQFCIEVFRQALLENYAAGELVYQPLSLNNFKWGNFSKFVHSENISLIIEELNQAALQIERNGNSKIIFLDLGIHLIRFIHKKESHEIT; this is translated from the coding sequence ATGGAAAATTTACATTCGGATTTAAAAAAACAATTAACCAATGCTATTGGCAATCATAAGCTGAGCCACGCAATCATTCTAAACGGAAAGTCTGGCTATGGCACTTTGGCTTTGGCGCATTGGGTTGCAAAAGGCTTGCTCTGCTCGCCAGAGGATAAGAAGTGTACACACAAAGTAGACACATTGCAACACGCTGATTATCACTTCAGTTACCCTTTTCCGAAAATGAAAAAAAATTCCATTTCAGATGATTTTGGCAAAGAATGGAAAACTTTTTTCACATCTCAGCCTTTCGGTACACTAATCGATTGGATGGATTTTTTGGAAGCAGAAAAAAAGCAACTTTTCATCAGCGTAGATGAATCTATAAATATCATCAGTAAGCTCAACCTGAGAAGTTATGAAGGGGGTAAAAAGATTATGCTGATTTGGCTTGCCGAGCACATGAATGTTTCTACCGCAAATAAGCTACTGAAGTTAATTGAAGAGCCACCTGCACAGACGCATTTCATCTTGGTGACTGAAAATGCTGACAAAATGTTACCCACTATTTTATCTCGATGCCAGTTGATTCAGGTTCCACGCTTGAGTGATGAGGCGGTGGCTGATATTTTAATCAAGACCTATGAGGTAGATGAGAAAAAGGCACACTTTATTGCACACAAATCCCACGGCGACGTTCGGCTGGCTTTACAAAATCTCAATCACGATACCCAAGATTTTGAAATTTTGCTGATTGATTGGGTACGAAATGCATTTAAAGCAAAAAAAGACGCTTCGGTTTTACTACAAATCAGTGATTGGTCGTTAGAATTAGCTAATTATAGCCGAGAAAAACAAAAACAATTCATTCAATTCTGCATTGAAGTTTTCAGACAAGCTTTGCTAGAAAATTATGCCGCAGGAGAATTAGTTTATCAGCCATTGAGTTTGAATAATTTCAAATGGGGTAATTTCTCCAAATTTGTACACAGCGAGAATATTTCATTAATAATTGAGGAGTTAAACCAAGCGGCTTTGCAAATTGAAAGAAACGGGAACAGCAAAATTATTTTTCTCGACTTAGGAATTCATTTGATACGTTTTATCCACAAAAAAGAGTCTCATGAAATCACATGA
- a CDS encoding YkgJ family cysteine cluster protein, whose product MNLEEYQKKAISKQPEHEKFLNWLKRNKPKNLDRIAEEKHDEVFAKIDCLSCGNCCRTTGPLITAQDVKKMAKAVNLSEKDFEATYLKIDEDGDMVFQSMPCPFLGEDNYCFIYENRPKACREFPHTDRRKLYQINHLTIKNTVICPAAYQIVEELKEFYS is encoded by the coding sequence ATGAATTTAGAAGAATACCAAAAAAAAGCCATCAGCAAGCAGCCCGAGCATGAAAAATTCTTGAATTGGCTCAAGCGCAACAAACCCAAGAACTTAGACCGCATTGCTGAAGAAAAACACGATGAAGTTTTTGCCAAAATCGATTGCCTTTCTTGTGGCAACTGCTGCAGAACTACCGGGCCGCTCATCACGGCGCAGGATGTGAAAAAAATGGCAAAAGCTGTGAACTTGAGCGAAAAAGATTTTGAGGCAACTTATCTAAAGATAGATGAAGACGGTGATATGGTTTTTCAATCTATGCCATGCCCGTTTTTGGGTGAAGATAATTATTGTTTCATCTATGAAAATCGCCCAAAAGCTTGCCGAGAATTCCCCCACACCGACCGAAGAAAATTATACCAAATCAATCACTTAACGATAAAAAATACGGTAATTTGCCCTGCTGCATATCAAATTGTAGAGGAGCTGAAAGAATTTTATTCTTAA
- a CDS encoding LemA family protein: MNKGCLGIGVVIAAIAVLALIWGSGVYNKLVSEDENVARAWANVEADYQRRYDLIGNLVATVENAAEFERGTLTDVIEARAKASSINLTANELTPENIQKFQQAQNELNQSFLGRMNFLQENYPQLTATEQFRDLNAQIEGTENRINVSRTRYNEAVNQYNNKVRKVPNNLLANIFGFSPKAPFSSVSGAEVAPSVRDEFNKG, translated from the coding sequence ATGAATAAAGGATGTTTAGGAATAGGTGTAGTAATTGCGGCGATTGCCGTTTTAGCACTTATTTGGGGTTCAGGTGTTTATAACAAGCTGGTAAGTGAAGATGAGAACGTAGCGCGTGCTTGGGCAAATGTGGAAGCAGATTACCAAAGAAGATATGATTTGATTGGGAATTTGGTAGCAACAGTAGAAAATGCAGCAGAATTTGAGCGAGGAACTTTGACTGATGTGATAGAGGCTAGAGCCAAAGCTTCGTCGATTAATTTGACGGCAAATGAATTAACACCAGAAAATATTCAAAAATTCCAACAAGCTCAGAATGAGTTAAATCAATCCTTTTTGGGGCGAATGAATTTCTTGCAAGAAAATTATCCGCAATTGACAGCAACAGAGCAATTTCGTGATTTAAATGCACAAATTGAGGGCACAGAAAATCGCATTAACGTTTCTAGAACACGTTACAATGAAGCTGTAAATCAATACAATAACAAAGTTCGTAAAGTCCCCAATAATCTCCTGGCAAATATTTTTGGATTCAGCCCAAAAGCTCCATTCTCTTCTGTAAGCGGAGCGGAAGTAGCGCCAAGTGTTCGAGATGAATTCAATAAAGGCTAA
- a CDS encoding M64 family metallopeptidase, with the protein MKKWLNSFFLTLIFSFLSAQNVNYEDYFQKESLRIDFLIYGSHKSENAIIHQLKKEPYYGGGTSSQLFSPDYGEFKILAYDKATQRLIFSKGFSPIFQEWQATDEAKSIQKAFENSIQIPFPKHEIMIEIQKRNKKGRFETVMNQNIDPNDFTIIREKPKLYPTHIIQQNGLAKNKVDIVIIPEGYTEEEMPKFIKDTERLVNYMFTIPPFTQHQKDFNIIAIKSPSEESGTDIPGENVYKNTLLNSKFYTFGEPRYLTTFSNFKIADIAANIPYDQIYVLVNTSRYGGGGFYNVMNLVSSDHELSDKVFVHEFGHGFVGLGDEYYDASFGGSEYYPLDVEPWEPNLTTLVDFDKKWRDKIKRTTPIPTPRAKKYSNEVGVFEGGGYTAKGVYSPVQDCRMKSNEADGFCPVCSDAISQHIEFYKK; encoded by the coding sequence ATGAAAAAATGGCTTAATTCCTTCTTTTTAACTTTAATTTTCAGCTTTCTATCAGCTCAAAATGTTAATTACGAAGATTACTTCCAAAAAGAAAGTTTACGGATAGATTTCTTGATTTATGGTAGTCACAAATCAGAAAATGCTATTATTCATCAACTGAAAAAAGAGCCGTACTATGGCGGTGGCACATCGTCTCAGCTGTTTTCCCCAGATTATGGCGAGTTCAAAATTTTGGCGTATGATAAAGCAACGCAAAGATTAATTTTCTCTAAAGGATTTAGCCCGATTTTTCAAGAATGGCAAGCGACAGACGAAGCTAAATCCATTCAAAAAGCTTTTGAAAATTCTATTCAGATACCTTTTCCGAAGCATGAAATCATGATTGAAATTCAAAAAAGAAATAAAAAAGGTCGGTTTGAAACTGTCATGAATCAAAATATTGACCCTAATGATTTTACGATTATCAGAGAAAAGCCAAAATTATACCCCACTCATATTATTCAACAAAATGGGCTGGCAAAAAATAAAGTAGATATTGTCATCATTCCTGAGGGATATACGGAAGAAGAAATGCCAAAATTTATAAAAGATACCGAAAGATTGGTAAATTATATGTTCACGATTCCTCCGTTTACGCAGCATCAAAAAGATTTCAATATTATTGCCATAAAAAGTCCTTCGGAAGAATCTGGCACGGACATTCCTGGCGAAAATGTGTATAAGAACACTTTATTAAATTCTAAATTTTATACTTTTGGCGAGCCAAGATATTTGACGACATTTTCCAATTTCAAAATTGCCGATATCGCAGCTAATATTCCCTATGATCAAATTTATGTTTTGGTAAATACCAGCCGATATGGTGGTGGTGGATTTTATAATGTAATGAATTTAGTATCATCTGATCATGAATTATCTGACAAAGTTTTTGTACACGAGTTTGGGCATGGATTCGTAGGTTTGGGAGATGAATATTATGATGCGTCTTTTGGAGGTTCAGAATATTATCCGCTAGATGTAGAGCCTTGGGAACCGAACTTAACGACCTTAGTTGATTTTGATAAAAAATGGAGAGATAAAATTAAAAGAACTACACCTATCCCAACGCCTAGAGCAAAAAAATACAGTAATGAAGTAGGTGTTTTTGAAGGCGGTGGATACACAGCAAAAGGAGTTTACAGCCCTGTGCAAGATTGCCGAATGAAATCTAACGAGGCAGATGGATTTTGCCCCGTATGCTCTGATGCCATTAGCCAACATATTGAATTTTATAAAAAGTGA
- a CDS encoding 3'-5' exonuclease: MLSKINPANILFIDIETVPQVWGFENLPSVAKDLFDQKTHWKQNLHEKSVEEIYNETAGVLAEFGKIVCISCGIITPEAQFRVKSFYGEDERKILSDFCDLLHTHFSKNKSLLCAHNGKEFDFPFIARRLIIHGISLPRILQIQGKKPWEIQHLDTLELWKFGDYKHYTSVHLLAHVLNIPSPKDDICGADVAQVYYQEKNINRIKRYCEKDVLAVAQIFRRFRNEELLNLE, translated from the coding sequence ATGCTTAGTAAAATCAATCCAGCAAACATTCTATTCATCGATATCGAGACTGTGCCGCAAGTTTGGGGTTTTGAAAACTTGCCAAGTGTTGCCAAAGATTTATTTGATCAAAAAACTCATTGGAAGCAAAATCTTCATGAGAAATCGGTAGAAGAAATTTATAACGAAACTGCTGGTGTTTTAGCTGAATTTGGGAAGATTGTTTGCATCTCATGCGGCATCATAACTCCTGAAGCTCAATTTCGGGTCAAAAGTTTCTACGGCGAAGATGAGAGAAAAATTCTCTCCGATTTTTGTGATTTGCTCCATACACATTTTAGCAAAAATAAATCCTTGCTCTGTGCACATAACGGGAAAGAGTTTGATTTTCCATTTATTGCTAGGCGTTTAATCATTCACGGAATTTCTTTGCCCAGGATTTTACAAATTCAAGGTAAAAAACCTTGGGAAATTCAGCATTTAGACACTTTAGAATTGTGGAAATTCGGAGATTATAAACATTACACTTCAGTCCATTTGTTGGCGCATGTTTTGAATATTCCTTCACCAAAAGATGATATTTGTGGTGCCGATGTAGCACAAGTTTATTATCAGGAAAAAAACATAAATCGTATCAAACGCTATTGTGAGAAAGATGTTTTGGCGGTAGCGCAAATCTTTAGACGTTTTAGGAATGAGGAACTTTTAAACTTAGAATAA